A portion of the Oxynema aestuarii AP17 genome contains these proteins:
- a CDS encoding sugar transferase has product MTADSQLISGKMIRAVAKRGFRPLGRLGRLDVEFTKRLFDIVFSLGVLVVCSPVYLILALLIFLSSPGPIFYVQKRVGKNYKTFDCLKFRTMVQNADEMLQDLMETSPAIREEFEDNFKLKKDPRITWIGYFLRITSLDEFPQFWNVLKGDMSVVGPRPLVVEELPKYGRYIDKVLTIKPGITGLWQVSGRNDIPYPKRIQIDVYYVNFHHLWMDIWIVLKTIRVVIFPKNNGAY; this is encoded by the coding sequence ATGACTGCCGATAGCCAACTTATCTCCGGCAAAATGATTCGGGCAGTTGCGAAACGCGGCTTTCGGCCTTTGGGAAGACTCGGACGCCTGGACGTCGAGTTCACCAAGCGGCTGTTCGATATCGTCTTTTCTCTCGGCGTTTTAGTTGTCTGCTCTCCCGTTTATCTGATTTTGGCTCTGCTCATTTTTTTAAGTTCGCCAGGGCCAATTTTTTACGTTCAAAAACGGGTCGGTAAAAATTACAAGACCTTTGATTGCCTGAAATTCAGGACAATGGTTCAAAATGCCGACGAAATGTTGCAAGATCTGATGGAAACTTCTCCCGCCATTCGAGAGGAGTTTGAGGATAACTTTAAACTCAAAAAAGATCCTAGAATTACCTGGATCGGTTATTTTTTGAGAATTACTAGCCTCGATGAATTTCCTCAGTTTTGGAATGTTCTCAAAGGTGATATGAGCGTAGTCGGTCCTCGCCCGTTGGTGGTAGAGGAACTCCCGAAATACGGTCGTTATATCGATAAGGTGCTGACCATCAAGCCGGGAATTACCGGGCTGTGGCAAGTTTCCGGTCGCAATGACATTCCCTATCCGAAACGCATCCAAATTGACGTTTACTATGTCAATTTTCATCATCTTTGGATGGATATTTGGATTGTTTTAAAAACCATTAGAGTCGTTATTTTTCCCAAAAATAACGGAGCCTATTGA
- a CDS encoding glycosyltransferase, with amino-acid sequence MKKYALVHEWLTPHATGGSELVVRELLNQIDGDLYALIDFESSNPHSYLYKRQIGTTFLQKLPLARQGVQKYLPLLPVAIEQLDLRDYDIILSSSHAVAKGVLAAPHQLHVCYCHTPMRYAWDLTFDYLDGSKAGRGIRGIFARYLLHRLRQWDVISANRVDYFIANSRHTARRIWRCYRRQAEVIYPPVNIDRFALETRKQDFYLTVSRLVPYKKVSLIVKAFNRLGKPLVAIGTGPELDALRELAGSNVQILGEQPDRVVEQYMAEAKGFVYAACEDFGIALVEAQACGTPVIAYGKGGARETVRDLRQHRDRATGILFPEQTEEAIVEAVEIFEEYRTALDPYDGRSQAAKFSPTLFRERYQTFLDWCIRQFWEENHR; translated from the coding sequence GTGAAAAAATATGCATTGGTTCACGAATGGTTGACCCCTCATGCCACAGGTGGTTCGGAATTGGTCGTCCGAGAACTCCTCAATCAGATTGACGGGGATTTATATGCCTTAATTGATTTTGAATCGAGCAATCCCCACAGCTATCTTTACAAACGGCAAATCGGCACGACATTTTTACAAAAATTGCCGTTAGCGCGTCAGGGGGTTCAGAAATATTTACCCTTATTACCCGTGGCGATCGAACAACTGGACTTGCGAGACTACGATATTATTCTCTCCTCGTCCCACGCCGTAGCCAAAGGGGTACTCGCCGCACCGCACCAACTGCACGTCTGCTACTGTCATACTCCCATGCGCTACGCCTGGGATTTGACCTTCGACTATCTCGACGGGAGTAAAGCCGGACGGGGGATCCGGGGAATCTTCGCCCGCTACTTGCTCCATCGCCTGCGTCAGTGGGACGTGATTTCGGCGAATCGGGTCGATTATTTTATCGCCAATTCCCGACATACAGCGCGGCGGATTTGGCGCTGTTACCGCCGCCAAGCGGAAGTGATTTATCCTCCAGTCAATATCGATCGTTTTGCCTTGGAAACGCGCAAACAGGACTTTTATCTGACGGTTTCCCGGTTGGTGCCTTATAAGAAGGTATCTCTGATTGTTAAAGCGTTCAATCGCTTGGGGAAACCGCTTGTCGCGATCGGAACCGGACCGGAACTCGATGCTTTGCGAGAGCTTGCCGGATCCAACGTGCAGATTTTGGGGGAACAACCCGATCGCGTCGTCGAACAGTACATGGCTGAGGCGAAAGGGTTTGTTTATGCCGCTTGCGAAGATTTTGGGATTGCCTTAGTCGAAGCGCAAGCGTGCGGAACCCCGGTGATTGCTTACGGGAAGGGGGGAGCCAGGGAAACCGTGCGCGACCTGCGCCAACATCGCGATCGCGCCACGGGGATATTATTTCCAGAACAAACCGAAGAAGCGATCGTCGAGGCGGTAGAGATCTTTGAGGAGTATCGCACGGCGCTCGACCCGTACGACGGGCGATCGCAAGCGGCCAAGTTCAGCCCAACTTTGTTTCGGGAGCGTTACCAGACCTTTTTGGACTGGTGTATCCGGCAATTCTGGGAAGAAAATCACCGTTGA